One window of the Saccopteryx bilineata isolate mSacBil1 chromosome 2, mSacBil1_pri_phased_curated, whole genome shotgun sequence genome contains the following:
- the MTMR4 gene encoding myotubularin-related protein 4 isoform X1 — protein sequence MGQVEPGDLGPRPSPQGEEGPPSLEYIQAKDLFPPKELVKEEENLQVPFTVLQGEGVEFLGRAADALIAISNYRLHIKFKDSVINVPLRMIDSVESRDMFQLHISCKDSKVVRCHFSTFKQCQEWLSRLSRATARPAKPEDLFAFAYHAWCLGLTEEDQHTHLCQPGEHIRCRQEAELARMGFDLQNVWRVSHINNNYKLCPSYPQKLLVPVWITDKELENVASFRSWKRIPVVVYRHLRNGAAIARCSQPEISWWGWRNADDEYLVTSIAKACALDPGTRATGGSVSTGNSDVSEACDTDFDSSLTACSGVESTAAPQKLLILDARSYTAAVANRAKGGGCECEEYYPNCEVVFMGMANIHAIRNSFQYLRAVCSQMPDPSNWLSALESTKWLQHLSVMLKAAVLVASTVDREGRPVLVHCSDGWDRTPQIVALAKILLDPYYRTLEGFQVLVESDWLDFGHKFGDRCGHQENAEDQNEQCPVFLQWLDSVHQLLKQFPCLFEFNEAFLVKLVQHTYSCLYGTFLANNPCEREKRNIYKRTCSVWALLRAGNKNFHNFLYTPGSDMVLHPVCHVRALHLWTAVYLPASSPCTLGEENMDLYLSPVAQSQEFSGRSLDRLPKTRSMDNLLSACDTASPLTRTSSDPNLKNHCPEARGGLEPWPSHPDGSETAFGECGVGSPQQTAGETGLSPPLPSSQKDYLSNKPFKSHKSCSPSYKLLNATVPQEMKGDTSDPEIKVLEETTALAPAPAPAPAPAPAPALDLPAQDELCRTLDGTEEAPERCPEKAASAVSQVISSKCGGLRDCPESSQGSLPGAPPQAQLDPVLGVPPGAARDHSRGSLCNPPRATCHTPGASADCLNQDSPGSGAGAPQQEPPSSVPALIPGEEDTSKRGSNRNGQLLENPRFGKVPLDLARKPISQSQISEFSLLGSNWDSFQGMVTSFPSGETTPRRLLSYGCCSKRSSNKQMRATGPCFGSQWAQREGVKSPLCSSHSNGHCTGPGGKNNRIWLSGHPKQVSSAKPVPLTCPSPVPPLYLDDDGLPFPTDVIQHRLRQIEAGYKQEVEQLRRQVRELQMRLDIRHCCAPPAEPPMDYEDDFTCLKESDGSDTEDFGSDHSEDCLSEASWEPVDKKETEVTRWVPDHMASHCYNCDCEFWLAKRRHHCRNCGNVFCAGCCHLKLPIPDQQLYDPVLVCNSCYEHIQVSRARELMSQQLKKPIATASS from the exons ATGGGTCAAGTGGAGCCTGGTGACTTAGGACCGAGGCCTTCCCCACAGGGTGAGGAGGGGCCCCCCAGCCTGGAATACATCCAAGCCAAGGATCTGTTTCCCCCCAAGGAACTAGTGAAAGAGGAGGAGAATCTGCAG GTGCCCTTCACAGTGCTGCAGGGTGAGGGAGTGGAGTTCCTGGGCCGGGCAGCTGATGCCCTCATTGCCATCTCCAACTACCGGCTGCACATCAAGTTCAAGGACTCTGTCATCAAC GTCCCCCTCCGGATGATCGACAGTGTGGAGAGCCGTGACATGTTCCAGTTGCACATTTCCTGCAAGGACTCCAAAGTGGTGAG GTGCCACTTCTCCACTTTCAAGCAGTGCCAAGAGTGGCTGTCACGGCTGAGCCGGGCCACAGCGAGACCTGCAAAGCCTGAGGACCTGTTTGCCTTTGCCTACCACGCCTGGTGCCTGGGGCTGACGGAGGAGGACCAGCACACCCACCTGTGTCAGCCAG GAGAGCACATACGATGTCGGCAGGAGGCGGAGCTTGCACGGATGGGCTTTGACCTGCAGAATGTCTGGCGAGTCTCTCACATCAACAACAACTACAA GTTGTGCCCCAGTTACCCCCAGAAGCTGCTGGTTCCTGTGTGGATCACGGATAAAGAGCTGGAGAACGTAGCTTCCTTCCGCTCATGGAAGCGGATCCCCGTGGTTGTGTACAG ACACCTACGCAATGGGGCTGCCATCGCCCGCTGCAGCCAGCCCGAGATCAGCTGGTGGGGCTGGCGCAATGCTGATGACGAGTACCTGGTCACATCCATCGCCAAAGCCTGTGCCCTCGACCCCGGGACAAGGGCCACCGGGGGCTCTGTCAGCACCGGGAATAGTGATGTCAGCGAGGCATGTGACACTGACTTCG ATTCCTCCCTGACCGCGTGCTCCGGGGTGGAGAGCACGGCTGCCCCCCAGAAGCTGCTGATCCTGGATGCTCGGTCCTACACGGCGGCAGTGGCGAACCGGGCCAAGGGCGGAGGTTGCGAATGCGAAG AATACTACCCCAACTGCGAGGTTGTGTTCATGGGAATGGCCAACATCCATGCCATCCGGAACAGCTTCCAGTACCTCCGGGCTGTGTGCAGCCAGATGCCGGACCCCAGCAA CTGGTTGTCGGCGCTGGAGAGCACCAAGTGGCTGCAGCACCTGTCGGTGATGCTGAAGGCCGCTGTGCTTGTGGCCAGCACCGTGGACCGGGAAGGCCGGCCGGTACTGGTGCACTGCTCCGACGGCTGGGACCGGACGCCGCAGATTGTAGCCCTGGCCAAAATACTGCTGGACCCGTATTACAGGACGCTGGAG GGCTTCCAAGTATTAGTAGAGTCTGACTGGCTGGATTTTGGACACAAGTTTGGAGATCGCTGTGGCCACCAGGAGAATGCCGAGGACCAAAATGAGCAGTGTCCTGTGTTCCTCCAGTGGCTTGATTCTGTTCATCAGCTGCTCAAACAGTTCCCCTGTCTGTTTGAGTTTAACGAAGCCTTCCTG GTCAAACTGGTGCAGCACACGTACTCCTGCCTCTACGGCACGTTCCTGGCCAACAACCCCTGTGAACGAGAGAAGCGAAACATCTACAAGCGGACCTGCTCTGTGTGGGCCCTCCTGCGAGCTGGCAATAAGAACTTCCACAACTTTCTCTACACGCCTGGCTCAGACATG GTCCTGCACCCCGTGTGTCACGTCCGGGCTCTGCACCTGTGGACAGCTGTTTACTTGCCAGCGTCGTCTCCGTGCACACTCGGGGAGGAGAACATGGATCTTTACCTCTCCCCCGTGGCTCAGAGCCAGGAGTTCTCTGGTCGCTCTCTGGACAG ATTACCTAAAACCAGATCTATGGATAATCTTCTTTCTGCCTGTGACACAGCCAGCCCACTGACGCGCACATCCAGTGACCCGAACTTGAAGAACCACTGTCCGGAGGCCAGAGGAGGCCTGGAGCCCTGGCCCAGCCATCCCGACGGGTCGGAGACGGCCTTTGGGGAATGTGGGGTAGGAAGTCCTCAGCAGACTGCAGGAGAAACGGGtctttctccccctctgcccAGCAGCCAGAAAGACTACTTGAGCAATAAACCTTTCAAGAGTCACAAAAGCTGTTCTCCAAGTTACAAACTGCTTAATGCCACAGTGCCCCAGGAAATGAAGGGCGACACCTCTGATCCTGAGATCAAAGTCCTGGAGGAGACTACGGCACTGGcaccggctccggctccggctccggctccagctccagctccggcTCTGGACCTCCCTGCCCAGGATGAGCTGTGTAGGACTTTAGATGGCACAGAGGAGGCGCCCGAACGTTGTCCTGAGAAAGCCGCCAGTGCGGTCTCTCAAGTCATTTCCAGCAAGTGCGGCGGACTTCGTGATTGTCCTGAGTCTTCCCAGGGCTCCCTTCCAGGTGCCCCCCCACAGGCTCAGCTAGACCCTGTGCTCGGTGTGCCCCCCGGAGCTGCCCGGGACCACAGCCGTGGCTCCCTTTGCAACCCACCACGTGCTACCTGCCACACTCCAGGCGCAAGTGCTGACTGTCTCAACCAAGACTCCCCAGGGTCTGGGGCAGGCGCCCCCCAGCAGGAGCCGCCCAGTTCTGTGCCAGCTCTGATTCCTGGGGAGGAAGACACAAGCAAGAGAGGGAGTAATAGGAATGGGCAGTTATTGGAAAATCCTCGCTTTGGGAAAGTGCCATTGGATTTGGCTCGAAAGCCAATTTCGCAGAGCCAGATCAGTGAGTTCTCTCTTTTAGGGTCCAACTGGGACAGTTTCCAAGGGATGGTGACTTCGTTCCCGAGTGGGGAGACCACCCCTCGGCGCCTGCTTTCCTATGGTTGTTGTAGCAAGAGATCAAGCAATAAGCAGATGCGGGCGACGGGGCCCTGCTTCGGGAGCCAGTGGGCTCAGAGAGAAGGGGTGAAGTCACCTCTCTGTTCTAGTCATTCCAATGGACACTGTACTGGTCCAGGAGGGAAAAACAACCGGATATGGTTGTCTGGTCACCCAAAGCAGGTCTCAAGTGCAAAGCCTGTTCCCCTGACCTGCCCTTCTCCAGTGCCTCCTCTCTACCTGGACGATGACGGACTCCCGTTTCCCACGGACGTGATCCAGCACAGACTGCGGCAGATTGAAGCAGGGTACAAGCAAGAGGTGGAGCAGCTACGGCGACAGGTGCGGGAACTGCAGATGAGGCTGGATATCCGGCACTGCTGTGCCCCTCCGGCAGAGCCGCCCATGGACTACGAGGATGATTTT ACGTGTTTGAAGGAGTCAGATGGCAGTGATACAGAAGATTTTGGCTCTGATCACAGTGAAGACTGCCTTTCAGAAGCAAGCTGGGAACCTGTTGATAAGAAAGAGACTGAG GTGACTCGCTGGGTTCCAGACCATATGGCATCACATTGCTATAACTGTGACTGTGAATTCTGGTTGGCCAAACGAAGACACCATTGCAG AAATTGTGGGAACGTATTTTGTGCTGGCTGCTGCCACCTGAAGTTGCCCATTCCTGACCAACAACTCTATGACCCAGTTCTCGTCTGTAACTCTTGTTATGAACATATCCAAGTATCTCGTGCCAGGGAACTTATGAGCCAACAGCTGAAGAAACCCATTGCTACAGCTTCCAGTTGA
- the MTMR4 gene encoding myotubularin-related protein 4 isoform X2, which yields MSLTARVSCSMLSCFGEEGPPSLEYIQAKDLFPPKELVKEEENLQVPFTVLQGEGVEFLGRAADALIAISNYRLHIKFKDSVINVPLRMIDSVESRDMFQLHISCKDSKVVRCHFSTFKQCQEWLSRLSRATARPAKPEDLFAFAYHAWCLGLTEEDQHTHLCQPGEHIRCRQEAELARMGFDLQNVWRVSHINNNYKLCPSYPQKLLVPVWITDKELENVASFRSWKRIPVVVYRHLRNGAAIARCSQPEISWWGWRNADDEYLVTSIAKACALDPGTRATGGSVSTGNSDVSEACDTDFDSSLTACSGVESTAAPQKLLILDARSYTAAVANRAKGGGCECEEYYPNCEVVFMGMANIHAIRNSFQYLRAVCSQMPDPSNWLSALESTKWLQHLSVMLKAAVLVASTVDREGRPVLVHCSDGWDRTPQIVALAKILLDPYYRTLEGFQVLVESDWLDFGHKFGDRCGHQENAEDQNEQCPVFLQWLDSVHQLLKQFPCLFEFNEAFLVKLVQHTYSCLYGTFLANNPCEREKRNIYKRTCSVWALLRAGNKNFHNFLYTPGSDMVLHPVCHVRALHLWTAVYLPASSPCTLGEENMDLYLSPVAQSQEFSGRSLDRLPKTRSMDNLLSACDTASPLTRTSSDPNLKNHCPEARGGLEPWPSHPDGSETAFGECGVGSPQQTAGETGLSPPLPSSQKDYLSNKPFKSHKSCSPSYKLLNATVPQEMKGDTSDPEIKVLEETTALAPAPAPAPAPAPAPALDLPAQDELCRTLDGTEEAPERCPEKAASAVSQVISSKCGGLRDCPESSQGSLPGAPPQAQLDPVLGVPPGAARDHSRGSLCNPPRATCHTPGASADCLNQDSPGSGAGAPQQEPPSSVPALIPGEEDTSKRGSNRNGQLLENPRFGKVPLDLARKPISQSQISEFSLLGSNWDSFQGMVTSFPSGETTPRRLLSYGCCSKRSSNKQMRATGPCFGSQWAQREGVKSPLCSSHSNGHCTGPGGKNNRIWLSGHPKQVSSAKPVPLTCPSPVPPLYLDDDGLPFPTDVIQHRLRQIEAGYKQEVEQLRRQVRELQMRLDIRHCCAPPAEPPMDYEDDFTCLKESDGSDTEDFGSDHSEDCLSEASWEPVDKKETEVTRWVPDHMASHCYNCDCEFWLAKRRHHCRNCGNVFCAGCCHLKLPIPDQQLYDPVLVCNSCYEHIQVSRARELMSQQLKKPIATASS from the exons ATGAGCCTGACCGCCCGCGTCTCCTGCTCCATGCTCAGCTGCTTT GGTGAGGAGGGGCCCCCCAGCCTGGAATACATCCAAGCCAAGGATCTGTTTCCCCCCAAGGAACTAGTGAAAGAGGAGGAGAATCTGCAG GTGCCCTTCACAGTGCTGCAGGGTGAGGGAGTGGAGTTCCTGGGCCGGGCAGCTGATGCCCTCATTGCCATCTCCAACTACCGGCTGCACATCAAGTTCAAGGACTCTGTCATCAAC GTCCCCCTCCGGATGATCGACAGTGTGGAGAGCCGTGACATGTTCCAGTTGCACATTTCCTGCAAGGACTCCAAAGTGGTGAG GTGCCACTTCTCCACTTTCAAGCAGTGCCAAGAGTGGCTGTCACGGCTGAGCCGGGCCACAGCGAGACCTGCAAAGCCTGAGGACCTGTTTGCCTTTGCCTACCACGCCTGGTGCCTGGGGCTGACGGAGGAGGACCAGCACACCCACCTGTGTCAGCCAG GAGAGCACATACGATGTCGGCAGGAGGCGGAGCTTGCACGGATGGGCTTTGACCTGCAGAATGTCTGGCGAGTCTCTCACATCAACAACAACTACAA GTTGTGCCCCAGTTACCCCCAGAAGCTGCTGGTTCCTGTGTGGATCACGGATAAAGAGCTGGAGAACGTAGCTTCCTTCCGCTCATGGAAGCGGATCCCCGTGGTTGTGTACAG ACACCTACGCAATGGGGCTGCCATCGCCCGCTGCAGCCAGCCCGAGATCAGCTGGTGGGGCTGGCGCAATGCTGATGACGAGTACCTGGTCACATCCATCGCCAAAGCCTGTGCCCTCGACCCCGGGACAAGGGCCACCGGGGGCTCTGTCAGCACCGGGAATAGTGATGTCAGCGAGGCATGTGACACTGACTTCG ATTCCTCCCTGACCGCGTGCTCCGGGGTGGAGAGCACGGCTGCCCCCCAGAAGCTGCTGATCCTGGATGCTCGGTCCTACACGGCGGCAGTGGCGAACCGGGCCAAGGGCGGAGGTTGCGAATGCGAAG AATACTACCCCAACTGCGAGGTTGTGTTCATGGGAATGGCCAACATCCATGCCATCCGGAACAGCTTCCAGTACCTCCGGGCTGTGTGCAGCCAGATGCCGGACCCCAGCAA CTGGTTGTCGGCGCTGGAGAGCACCAAGTGGCTGCAGCACCTGTCGGTGATGCTGAAGGCCGCTGTGCTTGTGGCCAGCACCGTGGACCGGGAAGGCCGGCCGGTACTGGTGCACTGCTCCGACGGCTGGGACCGGACGCCGCAGATTGTAGCCCTGGCCAAAATACTGCTGGACCCGTATTACAGGACGCTGGAG GGCTTCCAAGTATTAGTAGAGTCTGACTGGCTGGATTTTGGACACAAGTTTGGAGATCGCTGTGGCCACCAGGAGAATGCCGAGGACCAAAATGAGCAGTGTCCTGTGTTCCTCCAGTGGCTTGATTCTGTTCATCAGCTGCTCAAACAGTTCCCCTGTCTGTTTGAGTTTAACGAAGCCTTCCTG GTCAAACTGGTGCAGCACACGTACTCCTGCCTCTACGGCACGTTCCTGGCCAACAACCCCTGTGAACGAGAGAAGCGAAACATCTACAAGCGGACCTGCTCTGTGTGGGCCCTCCTGCGAGCTGGCAATAAGAACTTCCACAACTTTCTCTACACGCCTGGCTCAGACATG GTCCTGCACCCCGTGTGTCACGTCCGGGCTCTGCACCTGTGGACAGCTGTTTACTTGCCAGCGTCGTCTCCGTGCACACTCGGGGAGGAGAACATGGATCTTTACCTCTCCCCCGTGGCTCAGAGCCAGGAGTTCTCTGGTCGCTCTCTGGACAG ATTACCTAAAACCAGATCTATGGATAATCTTCTTTCTGCCTGTGACACAGCCAGCCCACTGACGCGCACATCCAGTGACCCGAACTTGAAGAACCACTGTCCGGAGGCCAGAGGAGGCCTGGAGCCCTGGCCCAGCCATCCCGACGGGTCGGAGACGGCCTTTGGGGAATGTGGGGTAGGAAGTCCTCAGCAGACTGCAGGAGAAACGGGtctttctccccctctgcccAGCAGCCAGAAAGACTACTTGAGCAATAAACCTTTCAAGAGTCACAAAAGCTGTTCTCCAAGTTACAAACTGCTTAATGCCACAGTGCCCCAGGAAATGAAGGGCGACACCTCTGATCCTGAGATCAAAGTCCTGGAGGAGACTACGGCACTGGcaccggctccggctccggctccggctccagctccagctccggcTCTGGACCTCCCTGCCCAGGATGAGCTGTGTAGGACTTTAGATGGCACAGAGGAGGCGCCCGAACGTTGTCCTGAGAAAGCCGCCAGTGCGGTCTCTCAAGTCATTTCCAGCAAGTGCGGCGGACTTCGTGATTGTCCTGAGTCTTCCCAGGGCTCCCTTCCAGGTGCCCCCCCACAGGCTCAGCTAGACCCTGTGCTCGGTGTGCCCCCCGGAGCTGCCCGGGACCACAGCCGTGGCTCCCTTTGCAACCCACCACGTGCTACCTGCCACACTCCAGGCGCAAGTGCTGACTGTCTCAACCAAGACTCCCCAGGGTCTGGGGCAGGCGCCCCCCAGCAGGAGCCGCCCAGTTCTGTGCCAGCTCTGATTCCTGGGGAGGAAGACACAAGCAAGAGAGGGAGTAATAGGAATGGGCAGTTATTGGAAAATCCTCGCTTTGGGAAAGTGCCATTGGATTTGGCTCGAAAGCCAATTTCGCAGAGCCAGATCAGTGAGTTCTCTCTTTTAGGGTCCAACTGGGACAGTTTCCAAGGGATGGTGACTTCGTTCCCGAGTGGGGAGACCACCCCTCGGCGCCTGCTTTCCTATGGTTGTTGTAGCAAGAGATCAAGCAATAAGCAGATGCGGGCGACGGGGCCCTGCTTCGGGAGCCAGTGGGCTCAGAGAGAAGGGGTGAAGTCACCTCTCTGTTCTAGTCATTCCAATGGACACTGTACTGGTCCAGGAGGGAAAAACAACCGGATATGGTTGTCTGGTCACCCAAAGCAGGTCTCAAGTGCAAAGCCTGTTCCCCTGACCTGCCCTTCTCCAGTGCCTCCTCTCTACCTGGACGATGACGGACTCCCGTTTCCCACGGACGTGATCCAGCACAGACTGCGGCAGATTGAAGCAGGGTACAAGCAAGAGGTGGAGCAGCTACGGCGACAGGTGCGGGAACTGCAGATGAGGCTGGATATCCGGCACTGCTGTGCCCCTCCGGCAGAGCCGCCCATGGACTACGAGGATGATTTT ACGTGTTTGAAGGAGTCAGATGGCAGTGATACAGAAGATTTTGGCTCTGATCACAGTGAAGACTGCCTTTCAGAAGCAAGCTGGGAACCTGTTGATAAGAAAGAGACTGAG GTGACTCGCTGGGTTCCAGACCATATGGCATCACATTGCTATAACTGTGACTGTGAATTCTGGTTGGCCAAACGAAGACACCATTGCAG AAATTGTGGGAACGTATTTTGTGCTGGCTGCTGCCACCTGAAGTTGCCCATTCCTGACCAACAACTCTATGACCCAGTTCTCGTCTGTAACTCTTGTTATGAACATATCCAAGTATCTCGTGCCAGGGAACTTATGAGCCAACAGCTGAAGAAACCCATTGCTACAGCTTCCAGTTGA
- the MTMR4 gene encoding myotubularin-related protein 4 isoform X4, with product MSLTARVSCSMLSCFGEEGPPSLEYIQAKDLFPPKELVKEEENLQVPFTVLQGEGVEFLGRAADALIAISNYRLHIKFKDSVINVPLRMIDSVESRDMFQLHISCKDSKVVRCHFSTFKQCQEWLSRLSRATARPAKPEDLFAFAYHAWCLGLTEEDQHTHLCQPGEHIRCRQEAELARMGFDLQNVWRVSHINNNYKLCPSYPQKLLVPVWITDKELENVASFRSWKRIPVVVYRHLRNGAAIARCSQPEISWWGWRNADDEYLVTSIAKACALDPGTRATGGSVSTGNSDVSEACDTDFDSSLTACSGVESTAAPQKLLILDARSYTAAVANRAKGGGCECEEYYPNCEVVFMGMANIHAIRNSFQYLRAVCSQMPDPSNWLSALESTKWLQHLSVMLKAAVLVASTVDREGRPVLVHCSDGWDRTPQIVALAKILLDPYYRTLEGFQVLVESDWLDFGHKFGDRCGHQENAEDQNEQCPVFLQWLDSVHQLLKQFPCLFEFNEAFLVKLVQHTYSCLYGTFLANNPCEREKRNIYKRTCSVWALLRAGNKNFHNFLYTPGSDMVLHPVCHVRALHLWTAVYLPASSPCTLGEENMDLYLSPVAQSQEFSGRSLDRLPKTRSMDNLLSACDTASPLTRTSSDPNLKNHCPEARGGLEPWPSHPDGSETAFGECGVGSPQQTAGETGLSPPLPSSQKDYLSNKPFKSHKSCSPSYKLLNATVPQEMKGDTSDPEIKVLEETTALAPAPAPAPAPAPAPALDLPAQDELCRTLDGTEEAPERCPEKAASAVSQVISSKCGGLRDCPESSQGSLPGAPPQAQLDPVLGVPPGAARDHSRGSLCNPPRATCHTPGASADCLNQDSPGSGAGAPQQEPPSSVPALIPGEEDTSKRGSNRNGQLLENPRFGKVPLDLARKPISQSQIMPPLYLDDDGLPFPTDVIQHRLRQIEAGYKQEVEQLRRQVRELQMRLDIRHCCAPPAEPPMDYEDDFTCLKESDGSDTEDFGSDHSEDCLSEASWEPVDKKETEVTRWVPDHMASHCYNCDCEFWLAKRRHHCRNCGNVFCAGCCHLKLPIPDQQLYDPVLVCNSCYEHIQVSRARELMSQQLKKPIATASS from the exons ATGAGCCTGACCGCCCGCGTCTCCTGCTCCATGCTCAGCTGCTTT GGTGAGGAGGGGCCCCCCAGCCTGGAATACATCCAAGCCAAGGATCTGTTTCCCCCCAAGGAACTAGTGAAAGAGGAGGAGAATCTGCAG GTGCCCTTCACAGTGCTGCAGGGTGAGGGAGTGGAGTTCCTGGGCCGGGCAGCTGATGCCCTCATTGCCATCTCCAACTACCGGCTGCACATCAAGTTCAAGGACTCTGTCATCAAC GTCCCCCTCCGGATGATCGACAGTGTGGAGAGCCGTGACATGTTCCAGTTGCACATTTCCTGCAAGGACTCCAAAGTGGTGAG GTGCCACTTCTCCACTTTCAAGCAGTGCCAAGAGTGGCTGTCACGGCTGAGCCGGGCCACAGCGAGACCTGCAAAGCCTGAGGACCTGTTTGCCTTTGCCTACCACGCCTGGTGCCTGGGGCTGACGGAGGAGGACCAGCACACCCACCTGTGTCAGCCAG GAGAGCACATACGATGTCGGCAGGAGGCGGAGCTTGCACGGATGGGCTTTGACCTGCAGAATGTCTGGCGAGTCTCTCACATCAACAACAACTACAA GTTGTGCCCCAGTTACCCCCAGAAGCTGCTGGTTCCTGTGTGGATCACGGATAAAGAGCTGGAGAACGTAGCTTCCTTCCGCTCATGGAAGCGGATCCCCGTGGTTGTGTACAG ACACCTACGCAATGGGGCTGCCATCGCCCGCTGCAGCCAGCCCGAGATCAGCTGGTGGGGCTGGCGCAATGCTGATGACGAGTACCTGGTCACATCCATCGCCAAAGCCTGTGCCCTCGACCCCGGGACAAGGGCCACCGGGGGCTCTGTCAGCACCGGGAATAGTGATGTCAGCGAGGCATGTGACACTGACTTCG ATTCCTCCCTGACCGCGTGCTCCGGGGTGGAGAGCACGGCTGCCCCCCAGAAGCTGCTGATCCTGGATGCTCGGTCCTACACGGCGGCAGTGGCGAACCGGGCCAAGGGCGGAGGTTGCGAATGCGAAG AATACTACCCCAACTGCGAGGTTGTGTTCATGGGAATGGCCAACATCCATGCCATCCGGAACAGCTTCCAGTACCTCCGGGCTGTGTGCAGCCAGATGCCGGACCCCAGCAA CTGGTTGTCGGCGCTGGAGAGCACCAAGTGGCTGCAGCACCTGTCGGTGATGCTGAAGGCCGCTGTGCTTGTGGCCAGCACCGTGGACCGGGAAGGCCGGCCGGTACTGGTGCACTGCTCCGACGGCTGGGACCGGACGCCGCAGATTGTAGCCCTGGCCAAAATACTGCTGGACCCGTATTACAGGACGCTGGAG GGCTTCCAAGTATTAGTAGAGTCTGACTGGCTGGATTTTGGACACAAGTTTGGAGATCGCTGTGGCCACCAGGAGAATGCCGAGGACCAAAATGAGCAGTGTCCTGTGTTCCTCCAGTGGCTTGATTCTGTTCATCAGCTGCTCAAACAGTTCCCCTGTCTGTTTGAGTTTAACGAAGCCTTCCTG GTCAAACTGGTGCAGCACACGTACTCCTGCCTCTACGGCACGTTCCTGGCCAACAACCCCTGTGAACGAGAGAAGCGAAACATCTACAAGCGGACCTGCTCTGTGTGGGCCCTCCTGCGAGCTGGCAATAAGAACTTCCACAACTTTCTCTACACGCCTGGCTCAGACATG GTCCTGCACCCCGTGTGTCACGTCCGGGCTCTGCACCTGTGGACAGCTGTTTACTTGCCAGCGTCGTCTCCGTGCACACTCGGGGAGGAGAACATGGATCTTTACCTCTCCCCCGTGGCTCAGAGCCAGGAGTTCTCTGGTCGCTCTCTGGACAG ATTACCTAAAACCAGATCTATGGATAATCTTCTTTCTGCCTGTGACACAGCCAGCCCACTGACGCGCACATCCAGTGACCCGAACTTGAAGAACCACTGTCCGGAGGCCAGAGGAGGCCTGGAGCCCTGGCCCAGCCATCCCGACGGGTCGGAGACGGCCTTTGGGGAATGTGGGGTAGGAAGTCCTCAGCAGACTGCAGGAGAAACGGGtctttctccccctctgcccAGCAGCCAGAAAGACTACTTGAGCAATAAACCTTTCAAGAGTCACAAAAGCTGTTCTCCAAGTTACAAACTGCTTAATGCCACAGTGCCCCAGGAAATGAAGGGCGACACCTCTGATCCTGAGATCAAAGTCCTGGAGGAGACTACGGCACTGGcaccggctccggctccggctccggctccagctccagctccggcTCTGGACCTCCCTGCCCAGGATGAGCTGTGTAGGACTTTAGATGGCACAGAGGAGGCGCCCGAACGTTGTCCTGAGAAAGCCGCCAGTGCGGTCTCTCAAGTCATTTCCAGCAAGTGCGGCGGACTTCGTGATTGTCCTGAGTCTTCCCAGGGCTCCCTTCCAGGTGCCCCCCCACAGGCTCAGCTAGACCCTGTGCTCGGTGTGCCCCCCGGAGCTGCCCGGGACCACAGCCGTGGCTCCCTTTGCAACCCACCACGTGCTACCTGCCACACTCCAGGCGCAAGTGCTGACTGTCTCAACCAAGACTCCCCAGGGTCTGGGGCAGGCGCCCCCCAGCAGGAGCCGCCCAGTTCTGTGCCAGCTCTGATTCCTGGGGAGGAAGACACAAGCAAGAGAGGGAGTAATAGGAATGGGCAGTTATTGGAAAATCCTCGCTTTGGGAAAGTGCCATTGGATTTGGCTCGAAAGCCAATTTCGCAGAGCCAGATCA TGCCTCCTCTCTACCTGGACGATGACGGACTCCCGTTTCCCACGGACGTGATCCAGCACAGACTGCGGCAGATTGAAGCAGGGTACAAGCAAGAGGTGGAGCAGCTACGGCGACAGGTGCGGGAACTGCAGATGAGGCTGGATATCCGGCACTGCTGTGCCCCTCCGGCAGAGCCGCCCATGGACTACGAGGATGATTTT ACGTGTTTGAAGGAGTCAGATGGCAGTGATACAGAAGATTTTGGCTCTGATCACAGTGAAGACTGCCTTTCAGAAGCAAGCTGGGAACCTGTTGATAAGAAAGAGACTGAG GTGACTCGCTGGGTTCCAGACCATATGGCATCACATTGCTATAACTGTGACTGTGAATTCTGGTTGGCCAAACGAAGACACCATTGCAG AAATTGTGGGAACGTATTTTGTGCTGGCTGCTGCCACCTGAAGTTGCCCATTCCTGACCAACAACTCTATGACCCAGTTCTCGTCTGTAACTCTTGTTATGAACATATCCAAGTATCTCGTGCCAGGGAACTTATGAGCCAACAGCTGAAGAAACCCATTGCTACAGCTTCCAGTTGA